From a single Papaver somniferum cultivar HN1 unplaced genomic scaffold, ASM357369v1 unplaced-scaffold_19, whole genome shotgun sequence genomic region:
- the LOC113338612 gene encoding F-box protein At3g07870-like: protein MSNILVFPPEIILNIVSRLPVEAVLNCRRVCRNLRSLIVFNDKYFSDMHLQQHVLHGGDVQVNSSSSLNLSFIFVGLMKNLYTLVFDDQSYEEITRINMVLPKGSWELIGSCNGLVCLAETSDFSILNPAFVCNPITKECVRFIKNKEEKEERKILEILSGFGYCRLKNEYKVVRIRYYGDEVIAAEGGYVAGHVQVYTLGSGGGWRDKGETHHSFVRGSRSVYLNGVCFWLDSTGMIVAFDFASEEFQLISPPPLLDDFNNFYSNKLCTLGGCLCIFQQPLSISGIPGIWVLRKSEGKGQEDIWVKECPLPSIVSWELYRKNTQTAMPFAITKRDEILFKFYQSGKTIASYDLKSATPRNNWMLDKVWNRFEAIPHVNTFVSLKALGEVVTKLAPINRF, encoded by the coding sequence ATGTCGAACATTCTTGTATTTCCGCCAGAAATCATCTTAAACATTGTATCTCGATTACCAGTGGAAGCAGTTTTAAATTGCAGACGCGTTTGTAGAAATTTGAGATCTCTAATCGTATTCAATGACAAATACTTCAGCGATATGCATCTACAGCAGCATGTTCTTCACGGTGGTGATGTTCAGGTCAATTCTTCTTCTAGTCTCAATTTGAGTTTTATTTTCGTAGGTTTAATGAAAAATCTGTACACATTAGTGTTTGATGATCAATCTTATGAGGAAATTACAAGGATTAACATGGTTCTTCCTAAGGGTTCATGGGAATTGATTGGTTCTTGCAATGGTTTAGTTTGTTTGGCCGAGACAAGCGATTTTAGCATTCTTAACCCTGCTTTTGTATGTAATCCAATCACAAAAGaatgtgtgagatttattaaGAACAAGGAGGAGAAGGAGGAGAGGAAGATTTTAGAAATATTATCTGGATTTGGGTATTGTCGTTTGAAGAATGAGTATAAAGTTGTTAGAATTCGATATTATGGCGATGAGGTAATTGCTGCAGAAGGTGGATATGTTGCTGGGCATGTACAGGTTTACACTCTTGGCAGTGGTGGTGGATGGAGAGACAAAGGAGAAACTCATCATTCGTTTGTTCGAGGATCAAGGAGTGTTTATTTGAATGGAGTTTGTTTCTGGTTGGATTCGACAGGGATGATTGTAGCTTTCGATTTCGCAAGTGAGGAGTTCCAGTTGATTTCACCACCACCTTTACTGGATGACTTTAACAATTTTTACAGCAATAAACTTTGCACGCTTGGGGGATGTCTGTGCATTTTTCAGCAACCATTGAGTATTTCTGGTATTCCAGGTATATGGGTGCTAAGGAAGAGTGAAGGGAAAGGGCAAGAAGACATTTGGGTTAAAGAGTGTCCGCTTCCATCAATCGTCAGTTGGGAGCTATATAGAAAGAATACACAGACAGCAATGCCGTTTGCCATTACCAAAAGGGATGAAATTTTATTCAAGTTCTATCAATCTGGGAAGACTATCGCTTCGTATGACCTGAAAAGTGCAACTCCAAGAAACAATTGGATGCTTGATAAGGTTTGGAACCGTTTTGAAGCGATTCCACATGTGAACACCTTTGTTTCTCTGAAAGCACTTGGCGAAGTAGTGACGAAGCTAGCACCAATTAATAGATTCTGA